In a genomic window of Ignavibacteria bacterium:
- a CDS encoding cell division protein ZapA: MSKAIRVTIGGKDLTLRGNDEEKIKRSVREVNLQVQHLQQTLREQSTPTLTVLAALNIAERYLDVQDQSSKDVQFVTDELEKMTQYLERAWRQPLP, translated from the coding sequence ATGTCGAAAGCGATCAGAGTCACGATTGGTGGAAAAGACCTTACTCTTCGCGGAAACGATGAAGAGAAGATCAAGAGATCAGTACGCGAAGTCAACCTTCAGGTTCAACATTTGCAGCAAACGCTGCGGGAGCAATCGACACCTACATTGACCGTCCTCGCCGCCCTGAACATTGCGGAGCGATACCTCGATGTGCAGGACCAGAGTTCGAAGGACGTCCAGTTTGTGACCGATGAACTTGAGAAGATGACGCAGTATCTGGAGCGCGCCTGGCGCCAACCCCTTCCGTAA
- a CDS encoding phenylalanine--tRNA ligase subunit beta produces MKISQRWLEEFVTLDPAMWSPERVSSVLTDLGLEVEDIQNMAATLRGFVVGHVLTKEKHPKADKLSVCTVDVGDGTPRTIVCGAPNVAAGQTVPVALVGAKVPTADFIIESRPLRGVTSEGMICSQAELGLGEDHDGIWVLSTDAPPGTPLASALGIDDVVYDVAITPNRADCLSHVGIARDLAAYIAVHIDPNVMPSEACPAEGRIEARPLDSARGDVPLTIRVEDPDLCPHYIGHVVTNVRPIESPQWLKDRLTSLGLRPRNVIVDVTNYVNMEMGQPLHAFDATKITDNTIVVRRAAANETTFITLDGKERTLTPSMLMICDGQRPAAIAGVMGGQNTEVDDSTTAVVIESAYFDPSSIRRTAKSHGLSTDASYRFERGVDPAGVRTAADRAVQLLCELAGGSPGPRIEVGAPPPEREPISISYDHIRSLIDITMNDETITRMLVGVGCLPVMPSEACPAEGRVEARFIPPTWRADITIEADLAEEVMRLYGIDNIPSSTMAYVALDTARMPSHLRAGGAHGRRLRDQVRTMLVARGYYDCVTNVLTGPDEGADQVTLKNALGRDFSALRSSVIPSLLRVASRNLRHGQQTVRLMEIGSQFTKNTNTEFGVQQQEVLTLMLVGQTDPHWSDKPRTLDLYDLVGELHVLAPKIESIPIDVSIRETGEAGPRPYFTDNVVELRLGGVVIGYAGEVSPELAMKHDIERTVSAAVIDLRAVPIVQPKYRAVGQFPSVRRDLALIVQDDLSAGRIIDVVRTASPLLLRDVGVFDVYRDKAMGEGVKSIGIGMTFRSDERTLVDADVDSAVESIINAAKQALGARVRGETVE; encoded by the coding sequence ATGAAGATATCGCAACGTTGGCTTGAAGAATTCGTTACGCTGGACCCTGCAATGTGGAGCCCGGAAAGGGTTTCGTCTGTCCTTACTGACCTGGGTCTGGAAGTGGAAGACATTCAGAATATGGCTGCCACGCTCCGTGGTTTTGTCGTAGGCCACGTGCTCACAAAAGAGAAACACCCAAAGGCGGATAAACTGTCGGTCTGTACGGTGGATGTGGGTGATGGCACTCCCCGAACCATTGTGTGTGGTGCGCCCAATGTTGCTGCCGGACAAACCGTGCCGGTTGCACTGGTGGGGGCAAAGGTTCCTACGGCCGACTTCATCATTGAATCTCGACCTCTTCGCGGGGTTACGTCGGAAGGGATGATCTGCTCCCAAGCAGAACTTGGCCTGGGCGAAGACCACGATGGTATCTGGGTGCTGTCTACCGACGCACCGCCGGGAACGCCCCTTGCCTCTGCACTTGGTATCGATGATGTGGTCTATGACGTGGCGATCACGCCGAATAGGGCGGATTGCTTGTCACACGTGGGGATCGCGAGAGATCTCGCCGCCTACATTGCTGTCCATATCGATCCAAACGTCATGCCGAGCGAAGCCTGTCCTGCCGAAGGGAGGATCGAGGCTCGCCCTCTCGACTCCGCTCGAGGTGACGTACCTCTCACCATCCGCGTAGAAGATCCGGACCTCTGTCCGCACTATATCGGACATGTGGTTACGAATGTGCGTCCGATCGAGAGTCCGCAGTGGCTAAAGGATCGTCTTACCTCCCTTGGACTCCGACCTCGTAACGTGATTGTGGATGTAACGAACTACGTCAACATGGAGATGGGGCAGCCCCTTCATGCATTTGACGCAACGAAGATCACGGACAACACGATCGTTGTTCGACGGGCTGCAGCGAACGAAACAACGTTCATCACCCTCGATGGCAAGGAACGCACACTCACTCCATCGATGCTCATGATCTGCGATGGACAACGTCCGGCTGCTATTGCCGGTGTGATGGGCGGACAGAACACGGAAGTAGATGACTCCACCACAGCCGTGGTGATCGAGTCCGCCTACTTCGATCCGTCGTCCATCCGTCGCACTGCCAAGTCCCATGGACTGAGCACCGATGCCTCATACCGCTTTGAGCGTGGCGTAGATCCGGCCGGTGTTCGCACCGCTGCCGATCGTGCCGTTCAGCTGTTGTGTGAGTTGGCAGGGGGCTCTCCCGGACCCCGCATCGAAGTTGGCGCTCCACCTCCGGAACGAGAACCGATCTCGATCTCCTATGATCATATCAGATCACTCATTGATATCACGATGAATGATGAAACGATCACACGTATGCTCGTGGGTGTAGGGTGCCTTCCCGTCATGCCGAGCGAAGCCTGCCCTGCCGAAGGGAGGGTCGAGGCACGTTTCATCCCCCCTACATGGCGGGCAGATATCACCATCGAAGCGGATCTTGCCGAAGAAGTGATGAGACTCTATGGGATCGACAACATCCCGTCGAGCACCATGGCCTACGTCGCGCTCGATACCGCACGTATGCCATCGCACCTGCGCGCCGGCGGCGCACATGGCAGACGTCTGCGCGATCAAGTGCGTACGATGTTGGTTGCACGTGGGTATTATGACTGTGTGACCAACGTCCTCACCGGTCCCGATGAAGGGGCTGACCAGGTCACGCTAAAGAATGCCCTTGGACGCGACTTCTCCGCCTTGCGGTCGTCGGTGATCCCATCATTGCTTCGCGTGGCATCGCGCAATCTCCGTCACGGACAACAGACCGTGCGGTTGATGGAGATCGGCTCACAATTCACGAAGAACACCAACACTGAATTCGGTGTGCAGCAACAAGAAGTGCTCACGCTGATGCTCGTTGGACAGACCGATCCGCATTGGAGTGATAAGCCCCGTACCCTTGATCTCTATGATCTGGTAGGGGAGCTGCATGTGCTGGCACCGAAGATCGAGAGCATCCCTATTGATGTGTCCATCCGTGAAACGGGCGAGGCGGGGCCTCGCCCTTACTTCACCGATAACGTTGTGGAGCTGCGTCTTGGTGGGGTAGTGATTGGGTATGCCGGCGAGGTGAGTCCGGAGCTTGCGATGAAGCACGATATCGAGCGGACAGTGTCAGCGGCGGTGATCGACCTGCGAGCAGTGCCGATCGTGCAGCCCAAGTACCGTGCCGTTGGACAATTCCCGTCGGTGAGGAGAGACCTAGCCTTGATCGTTCAAGACGATCTCTCTGCCGGACGGATCATTGATGTAGTACGTACAGCAAGCCCCCTACTCCTCAGGGATGTTGGAGTGTTTGACGTGTACCGAGATAAGGCCATGGGAGAAGGGGTGAAGAGCATCGGGATCGGGATGACCTTCCGGTCTGACGAGCGGACGTTGGTCGATGCCGATGTAGACAGTGCAGTGGAATCCATCATCAACGCAGCGAAGCAGGCATTAGGTGCCCGTGTTCGCGGCGAAACGGTAGAGTGA